From the genome of Pirellulales bacterium:
GACGCTCTGCGGCTGAAGCGAGCGCAGCAGGTCGGCGGCATCGCAGCAGTGCAGCTCGAGGCGGCCGTCGGGAGATTGCCAGTCGGGGGTACGCATGGTTGGGCAATTTGCGAATTGCGAATTGCGAATTTCAAATTGCAAATTGACAGGTCACACGTCCACGGCGCTGGCGCCGTGGTACTGCAAGGCGTGCAGGCGCTGCAAATACTCGATGTCGCGATGGAAGCGGAGCACGCCCAGCGGTTCGATGTGCATGACGCGGCAGGCATGGCATAGCCCGACCGGATCGCCGAGCACTTCCCACAACACCGCGCCGCAACAACGGCAGCGCTGGCGGATCCAGGTAATGCCCGCGTCGTCGATGAGGGTGGTGTCCATTTTGGATTTTCGATTTTGGATTTTGGATTGGGGGAAGGGCGGCGTGAGAGATGCGGATTGACGATTACGGAGCGGTTCGACGCCGCGGCCCCCGGGCCCGCGGCAATCCAAAATCCAAAATCGAAAATCCAAAATCACAGATATGCCGCTACGCGATTGGCCGGCATGAAAGGCGCCGCCGCGGCGTGCGGCCGATATTCAAACAAATAGGCGTCGTCGCCCGTGCCGGGCAGGTAGCGGCGAAGAATGGTCACGGCGCGAAAGCCTTGCGAACGACAAAAGAGCTGAGCCGGCAAATTGCGCTCGCCCACAATCGTCACCAGCCGCTGCTGTTGGCGGAGCCGGCCGGCCACCGCTTGCACCAAGAGTGACGCCACGCCGCGTCGCCGGGCAGGCGGCCCGACGCACAGGTTGAGCACCTGCACGCGCCCGCCTTCCCGCTCGCCGATCAAATAGCCGCAGACGTCGCCGTGGCACTCGGCCGCCAGCCCGAAGGCGCGGTCGGGCGCCAGAGCGGCGGCGAAATCGGCCTCGCCCCAGGGCGAGGCGAAGCATGCCCGTTCGATGGTCAGCATCGCGGGCACGTCGCGCCGCCGCAGGAGGCGCAGATGGAAGCAGAGGGAGTTGGCCACGGAGGGACAGAGAAGAAAAGCACGAGACCGGTGAGGAGTATGCACCGGTCTTCGGTTGTGGGTCTTAGGACTTGGGACTTAGTCAGGCTAGGAAATGCACGCGGCCAAATCATTCAGCCGCGAGTCTATGCGCGAACTGGCTTGGCCTTGCCAGCGTTTGACGATTGCGGTTGTCGATAGGTCGGCGAGCAAGGGTACGAGCGCGACCTCGCCGCCGTACGATTGGACGAGATCGGCGCCCGGCACGCCGTCGGGCCGCTCTTCGGCGCCTTTGACCAGCACGTCGGGCCGGAGGTCGGCGATCAGCCGTTCGGGCGTGTCGTCGTCGAAAATCACCACATGATCGACGCAGTCCAGCGCGGCCAACATCGCCGCGCGATCGCGCTGGCCGACGATGGGACGCGAAGGGCCCTTCAGCCGCCGCACGCTGGCGTCGCTGTTGACCCCCACGATCAGCACGTCGCCCAGCGCCTTGGCCGCCGAGAGGCAGTGCAGGTGTCCGGGGTGCAAGAGATCGAAACAGCCGTTGGTGAACACAATTTTGCGGCCGGCCGCGCGGTAAAGGGAGATTGCGAATTGCAAATTGCGAACTGCAAATTGGCGATTCGAAGCGGGGGCGACGCTAGCGGGCGATTCGGCAGGCAATTTCAAATTTGCAATTCGCAATTTGCAATTCGCAATTTCTCCCTCGGCACCGGGTCCGTTCCCTTCAGACAACTCACTCGGCCTCTGCGGAACGCCGCAGAGGGCGTTCCCTACAGAGGCCCGGATCTCCCGCCAGCTCAGTCGCGCGACGCCAAGGCGCTCGACCTGCAACGCCGCGGCGGCGTTGGCCAACTCGCAGGCGGCGGCCAAGGGGCGGTCTTCGGCCAACGATCGGCCAAGGACCGCGAGCACCGTGTCGCCCGCGCCGGTGACGTCGCATATCTCCCGCTGGCGGCCACAAATATGCTTCTCCTCACCGTCGGCGGTGACCAGCACCATGCCGTCGGCGTCGAGAGTAATCACGGCGGCGCCGAAGCCCCAGCGCGCACAAAGGTCTTTGCCGGCCGCAAACGCTTCGGCCACGCAGCGGATTTCGCGTCCCGTGGCCTCGCTGGCTTCGCGGCGGTTGGGCTTGATCAGCGTGGCCCAGCGATAGAGAGCGTAATCGCCGCCGCGGCGGGGATCGACCAGCACCGGCACGCGGACTCGCCGGGCCGCCCGAATCACCGCCGATAACAGCCGAGGGGTGCAAACACCTTTGCCGTAATCCGAAATCAGCACCGCCCGGACGTAGCGGAGTGTCTCCAGGGCCGCCGCGCGGAGCTGATCTTCGACCTCTCGCGGCAAGGGCCGACGCGATTCGCGGTCGACGCGCAGCATCGCTTGCCCATGTTTGCCGGCGGCTGCGCCGATCAGGCGTTCTTTGACCGTGGTGGGGCGGTCCGAGGCAGGCAACAGGGCACCTCGCGTGTAGGGTGGGACCAGCGAGCTTGCGAGCGCCGGCCCACCATGAAAGCGGTCTCCACCGGTGGGCCGGCGCTCGCAAGCTCGCTGGTCCCACCCTACTTCGTTCCCGGTGCCCTGTTTCCTGTGCCCTAGCTCCGCGACCAGGCGCGTCACGGCGCGTCCGGCGGGGTCGTCGCCGACAACGCCGGCGAGCACGGGCTGGGCGTCGAGTCCCGCCAGCAGCGCGGCCACCGCGCCCGCGCCGCCCAAGCGGGCGTCTTCGCGTTCGACGTCGAGCACCAGCACGGGCGCCTCCGGGCTGACGCGCTCGGCGCGGCCCCAGGTGTAGCGGTCGAGCATCACATCGCCGACGATCAGGATTTGCGGGTTCATAGGGTTGCCTTTCATCTTGCGAACGGGAGGATGGCCTTCCCAGGCCGTCCAGTTCGTTTCTGGACGGCCTAGGAAGGCCATCCTCGAACGAGGAGTGCGGTCGGCGAAGCCGGGAGTTGAACTCCGCCGGCCGCGTAACGCGGGCATTCGATCACTCGTCGGCGACGACGGCCAGTTGGCCGCGGACGACGGGCCGGACGATGGCCCACAGGCCGAGCGGGTCCGCCAGCTCGCGCTCGTTGAAGGCGTCGGCGAACAGCTTGGCCGAATTCGCGTCGAGACTCGCGAAGGGCGAACGATGCAAGGTGGCCGTGCCCGACTGGCCTTCGTTTTCTTGAACGAGCAGAACGTGGTAAATCGTGGACATGAGAAACTCCTTGAAGAAAAAGCGAAACAGGAACAAGATCCGTTGTCTGTGGCCCGTGGTCCTTGGTCCGTGGCGGCGCGGGAACGCCGCGCGCGGGCTTTGGGCGACGGAGCACAAACGCGCCCTCGCGTGCGCAGTCACGCGCCGCGCTGCGTGAGGGACTTTTTCAGAAACGACCGAACAGAGTTGGTCTGGGCGTCACTCGACGGCGTTACGCGACCGGCAGGCGCCTGCCTGACTTGGTGGAAAACCGCGTTCGAAGCGCGGCCTCTTGTGGCGACCGCGCTTCGATGGGCCGGGCGCGTTTGCACCCGCCGCCTGTCAGTGTACATGCGCCCGCATGGCTGTCAAGCACTTTGCGACCACAAAATGTTGGGGGTTGATGGACAGCAGGCCACAAGATGTTGTGGTCAGACGACGGGGCCGGCAAAACAACGCAAGCGGGACGCTTA
Proteins encoded in this window:
- a CDS encoding GNAT family N-acetyltransferase yields the protein MANSLCFHLRLLRRRDVPAMLTIERACFASPWGEADFAAALAPDRAFGLAAECHGDVCGYLIGEREGGRVQVLNLCVGPPARRRGVASLLVQAVAGRLRQQQRLVTIVGERNLPAQLFCRSQGFRAVTILRRYLPGTGDDAYLFEYRPHAAAAPFMPANRVAAYL
- the rfaE2 gene encoding D-glycero-beta-D-manno-heptose 1-phosphate adenylyltransferase — encoded protein: MNPQILIVGDVMLDRYTWGRAERVSPEAPVLVLDVEREDARLGGAGAVAALLAGLDAQPVLAGVVGDDPAGRAVTRLVAELGHRKQGTGNEVGWDQRACERRPTGGDRFHGGPALASSLVPPYTRGALLPASDRPTTVKERLIGAAAGKHGQAMLRVDRESRRPLPREVEDQLRAAALETLRYVRAVLISDYGKGVCTPRLLSAVIRAARRVRVPVLVDPRRGGDYALYRWATLIKPNRREASEATGREIRCVAEAFAAGKDLCARWGFGAAVITLDADGMVLVTADGEEKHICGRQREICDVTGAGDTVLAVLGRSLAEDRPLAAACELANAAAALQVERLGVARLSWREIRASVGNALCGVPQRPSELSEGNGPGAEGEIANCKLRIANLKLPAESPASVAPASNRQFAVRNLQFAISLYRAAGRKIVFTNGCFDLLHPGHLHCLSAAKALGDVLIVGVNSDASVRRLKGPSRPIVGQRDRAAMLAALDCVDHVVIFDDDTPERLIADLRPDVLVKGAEERPDGVPGADLVQSYGGEVALVPLLADLSTTAIVKRWQGQASSRIDSRLNDLAACIS